In uncultured Cohaesibacter sp., a genomic segment contains:
- the feoB gene encoding Fe(2+) transporter permease subunit FeoB gives MSNIRIAFAGNPNCGKTTLFNALTGARQKVGNWPGVTIDRKEGHYSHNGNEVVIVDLPGTYSLDTSYTSGLDEVIARDYILEGEADLIVNVVDAANLERNLFLTSQLIDMRVPMIIALTKLSVARKDGIEIDAKVLSERLHVPVIAVERRGRDSQIPFKDLIEVAAKEQVISDASIDYSPELEGVLERLNHAYADIAAANHVDSRWLAVKSIGGDGKALSFLDDRARALLDRELSQLAEQDDEDADLLIADGRYGFANELARSAIRHIRQVPLTWTERIDAIALSRVLGIPIFLLIMYVMFLLTINLASAFIDFFDILAGTVIVDGPAHWMASAGLPDWLIAILPNGIGVGIQTVATFIPVVAFLFLFLTFLEDSGYMARAAFVVDRAMIAIGLPGKSFVPMLLGFGCSVPAIMASRTLDNPRDRIVTALMSPFMSCGARLPVYALFAAAFFPVGGQNLVFLLYIIGILFAVFTGLVLKKAVFGGKALPFLMELPPYQLPNLSSALIRTWDRVKQFITGAGKVIVSVVFVLSILNSMGTDGSFGHDDSEHSVLANIGKSLTPIVEPLGITEANWPATVGLFTGIFAKEAVVGTLNSLYSQIDATDEDLAAAEEEGFDFFGGISEAFATVPANLMDLAGAFADPLGISIGDVSNYDVAAAELEVDNSTFSAMLSRFDGKVGAFAYLLLILLYVPCVAAVGALFREIGRKWTLFGIGWTTMLGYCTSVFAYQAGTIARHPQSSIIWMIITVAVVAFVVTLMHFINRNTQQGPGKLVRSSL, from the coding sequence ATGTCCAACATTCGCATAGCTTTTGCGGGGAATCCCAATTGCGGTAAGACCACGCTTTTCAATGCCTTGACCGGCGCACGCCAAAAGGTGGGCAATTGGCCCGGCGTCACTATTGATCGCAAGGAAGGCCATTATAGCCATAATGGCAATGAGGTCGTTATTGTCGATCTCCCCGGCACCTATTCACTTGATACCAGCTACACCAGCGGACTGGATGAGGTCATCGCCCGGGATTATATCCTTGAAGGCGAGGCCGATCTGATCGTCAATGTGGTGGACGCAGCCAATCTGGAACGCAATCTTTTTCTGACCTCGCAATTGATCGACATGCGGGTACCGATGATCATCGCGCTGACCAAACTGAGCGTCGCGCGCAAGGATGGCATCGAGATTGACGCCAAGGTCCTTTCGGAAAGACTGCATGTTCCCGTCATCGCAGTCGAGCGTAGAGGCCGTGACAGCCAGATTCCTTTCAAGGACCTCATTGAGGTGGCAGCAAAAGAGCAGGTGATCAGCGATGCAAGCATCGACTATTCGCCGGAGCTGGAAGGCGTTCTTGAGCGCCTGAACCATGCTTATGCTGACATTGCTGCGGCCAATCATGTCGACAGTCGCTGGCTGGCCGTGAAATCCATTGGCGGGGATGGCAAGGCCCTCTCCTTTCTGGACGACAGGGCGAGAGCATTGCTGGATCGCGAATTGTCCCAGCTTGCCGAGCAGGATGATGAAGATGCCGATCTGCTGATTGCCGATGGTCGCTACGGATTTGCCAATGAACTGGCCAGAAGCGCCATCCGCCATATCAGACAGGTTCCCCTGACATGGACCGAGCGCATTGACGCCATTGCGCTCAGCCGGGTTCTGGGTATTCCGATCTTCCTCCTGATCATGTATGTGATGTTCCTTCTGACCATCAATCTGGCCAGCGCCTTTATCGACTTTTTCGATATTCTGGCCGGGACCGTGATCGTCGATGGTCCGGCGCACTGGATGGCAAGCGCCGGGCTGCCGGACTGGCTGATCGCCATATTGCCCAATGGCATCGGGGTTGGCATCCAGACCGTGGCAACCTTCATACCGGTGGTTGCCTTCCTGTTTCTGTTTCTCACCTTTCTGGAAGATAGCGGCTATATGGCGCGCGCCGCATTCGTGGTCGACCGTGCGATGATCGCGATCGGTTTGCCCGGCAAGAGCTTTGTGCCGATGCTGCTCGGGTTCGGCTGCAGCGTACCGGCCATCATGGCCTCGCGCACGCTGGACAATCCGCGTGACCGCATCGTAACCGCGCTGATGTCGCCCTTCATGTCCTGCGGCGCCCGATTGCCTGTTTATGCGCTTTTTGCTGCGGCCTTCTTCCCCGTTGGCGGGCAAAATCTGGTGTTTCTGCTCTATATCATCGGCATTCTCTTTGCCGTCTTTACCGGTCTGGTGCTCAAGAAGGCGGTGTTTGGTGGCAAGGCTCTGCCCTTCCTGATGGAGCTTCCGCCCTATCAATTGCCCAATCTTTCCTCGGCGCTGATCCGCACATGGGACCGGGTAAAGCAGTTCATCACCGGCGCGGGCAAGGTGATTGTCTCGGTGGTCTTCGTGCTCAGCATTCTCAATTCGATGGGAACGGATGGCAGCTTCGGGCATGATGACAGCGAGCATTCGGTGCTTGCTAATATCGGCAAGAGCCTGACCCCGATTGTCGAGCCGCTCGGCATCACGGAGGCCAACTGGCCTGCCACAGTGGGGCTGTTTACCGGTATTTTCGCCAAGGAAGCGGTGGTAGGAACCCTCAATTCGCTCTATAGCCAGATTGACGCAACGGACGAAGATCTTGCCGCAGCGGAAGAGGAAGGCTTTGATTTCTTCGGCGGCATTTCGGAGGCGTTCGCAACCGTCCCTGCCAACCTGATGGATCTGGCCGGTGCCTTTGCCGACCCGCTCGGCATCAGCATTGGCGATGTCTCCAACTATGATGTTGCGGCAGCAGAGCTGGAGGTCGACAACAGCACCTTCTCGGCCATGCTGAGCCGCTTTGATGGCAAGGTCGGTGCCTTTGCCTATCTGCTGCTGATCCTGCTCTATGTGCCATGCGTGGCGGCCGTTGGCGCGCTGTTCCGCGAGATC